The following proteins come from a genomic window of Syngnathus acus chromosome 15, fSynAcu1.2, whole genome shotgun sequence:
- the phf3 gene encoding PHD finger protein 3 yields the protein MDIVDTFNVLIPSDQLDDTLAIGQNLECEASNEFGSGLCLEDSLKNMLSDTDPMFGCATSQFNLLDTEDPTFQISGSAELSGGSTATGLSGDLAVTETNSVKRPVGRPRKRPCNVQLESKDGSEPPDITTSTVPRGRPRRKPSNRLQKSFLIKKGIKGVQLKEELTLGGRININDIEGGLWLKPSVVLKRLTVTIGGFKIELLPGPSYLQDTEANFDSSFSYDANVGFAMMSEDGASAQNPAPEKVADRGVTENMCVDDTPLGLGPYVNPNDVQAANGTETQRCTQETKDDNQTGAKKEKPVDDRKCGLKLPPSNGTSSSDKVDNKEKKPLLAKNLLQSKQHLISNKKGLITGGQSNMTKGATVSQKVPSKVLQRDVLHKLKSLKEMRSGQHLKRRAGSTPIEHIPKHPKMQTGDSKVKPSSPVKKTPSSGIRVVEQHSPTKPSHTLNTLKADASNSSYVARPGHSSKTPEEAGQEKPKLKKPEKILQKQKSKTARSISVDEPQLFIPDNAPAVKKESVEQQVAQQDQEQPANTESVWDGNNCCGQCKKHHNNMFMVGCGRCEDWFHGDCVGLDLLKVREMEEEDQMYVCLKCCEEESKKSTAPAPEIKTEAAALKQAPKPGASEEPTAGGVRSLKKEQARRSSADVKESHHKTGIQLKLEAKSKSASSKKPASIEEIRRSVRDSLKDILMQRLKESDLNVPVEKASEVAKKIEREIFHMYKDTENKYKSKYRSLMFNLKDTKNNVLFRKVLKGEISPANLIRMSPEELASKELAAWRQRENRHTIEMIEREQREVERRPITKITHKGEIEIESEEPGKVPEPVEIEVESPVKVAEVPVEAAIVPEKPTESTETERDTTSKHKSHLFDLNCKICTGRMAPPVKEAPTKVVKVATSVAKRPSAKSDEGSAPAPSAVEDDLHLTVLEESFQKAHTSFERRSDPPSVRDDDSSFLSSLKSLWRGFLTMHSVAKLVTKAFPVSGILDSLTQDLPDSIQVGGRISPQTVWDYLEKIRATGTKEVCLIRFSPVTEEDEISYTLLYAYFSSRKRFGVVSNNRKQVKDMYLIPLGASEKVPNQLVPFDGPGLENNRANLLLGLIIRQRPKRDYIPVDMNEATRVPPEVKPVPVSVEETPAEEEDEKLFLASLTTPNKSEKDKILETTEDAEEPIAESFEEPSAAGNSSQESLKPLRFLPGVLLGWGGILPPLPDFGGKPLVDTHKVQPAQKPRVPSSGDSKGPAAAGVAAASRERFVIKKKEVKAVQAESQSSSQTEAGKTSLGKDAEAAPGGPPVSLRDKPPDVSTESFLESLSTLQKEHEVGSGDTPKKDDIALLFSSDKAKLGWQPVPEHINTFKPLSGILKKISTYSSVTENKASETNPIAPVDAKQAPMLSISKTSPVTTFHQGFLQISQAKHKLKDQNQSGSQSVPDDREDPAEVQLSGTVTQDKMAAPALPACNSVALVHQEEQQPQVPGSNHDPSVTNTFQNPQVQDQNHATPLAQESASPSKHPESLPQPADQLPSQAKEEGEAQEEIYTYCHPWEEKQRHSEEREHHRKHGHRRDHGKKSRHHDRGRSRKHEHECDDKHRDRIRHHRHSEDRYGERRKERYYSDDYSSRHKERHRHRRDSDYDYDYDNGHRSSKDSYM from the exons ATGGATATTGTGGACACTTTTAACGTTTTAATACCCAGTGACCAGTTGGACGACACGCTTGCCATAGGTCAAAATCTGGAATGTGAAGCCAGTAATGAGTTTGGGTCAGGACTCTGCCTTGAAGATTCTCTTAAGAACATGCTGAGTGATACAGATCCAATGTTTGGATGTGCAACTTCTCAGTTCAACCTGCTGGATACTGAGGACCCAACTTTCCAAATTTCAGGCTCAGCAG AGCTCAGTGGTGGTTCAACAGCCACAGGCCTCAGCGGTGACCTGGCGGTAACGGAAACCAATTCGGTCAAGAGACCTGTTGGCCGACCCAGGAAACGTCCATGTAATGTACAATTAG AATCAAAGGATGGTTCAGAGCCTCCTGATATTACCACATCCACCGTACCCAGAGGACGACCAAGAAGGAAACCTTCCAACCGGCTACAGAAGTCATTTCTGAtcaaaaaaggaataaaaggGGTACAGCTGAAGGAAGAACTAACTCTGGGTGGACGCATCAATATCAATGATATTGAAGGTGGATTATGGTTAAAACCTTCTGTTGTGTTGAAACGGCTGACTGTCACCATTGGAGGATTCAAGATTGAACTCCTTCCTGGACCATCCTATCTCCAAGACACAGAAGCCAACTTTGACAGTAGTTTTTCTTACGATGCGAATGTTGGCTTTGCCATGATGTCAGAAGATGGCGCCTCGGCACAGAATCCAGCTCCTGAGAAAGTCGCAGACCGGGGTGTCACTGAGAATATGTGTGTTGATGATACACCACTTGGTTTGGGGCCGTATGTGAACCCTAATGACGTCCAAGCGGCTAACGGGACAGAAACACAAAGGTGCACTCAAGAAACTAAAGATGACAATCAGACTGGTGCTAAAAAGGAGAAGCCTGTCGATGacagaaaatgtggtcttAAATTGCCACCAAGCAACGGGACCTCTTCAAGTGACAAAGTGGacaataaagaaaagaaaccacTTTTAGCCAAAAACCTGCTCCAATCCAAGCAACATCTCATTTCCAATAAGAAAGGTTTGATTACAGGTGGACAAAGCAACATGACGAAAGGAGCTACGGTTTCCCAAAAAGTACCATCCAAAGTTCTCCAAAGAGATGTACTTCACAAATTAAAGTCTCTCAAAGAGATGAGAAGCGgtcaacatttaaaaaggcGGGCTGGAAGCACCCCAATTGAGCATATCCCTAAACATCCAAAGATGCAAACAGGAGATTCCAAAGTGAAGCCCAGTTCTCCAGTGAAGAAgacgccatctagtggcattCGTGTGGTTGAACAACACAGTCCAACTAAACCATCTCATACTCTCAACACCTTGAAAGCAGACGCTTCGAACTCCTCCTATGTCGCTCGTCCGGGTCATTCCTCCAAAACACCAGAAGAAGCAGGGCAGGAGAAGCCTAAGCTGAAGAAGCCTGAAAAGAttctacaaaagcaaaaaagtaaaactgcTAGAAGCATCTCTGTGGATGAGCCGCAGCTGTTCATCCCCGACAACGCTCCGGCTGTCAAGAAAGAAAGTGTTGAGCAACAGGTGGCACAGCAGGATCAGGAGCAACCTGCCAACACTGAGTCTGTGTGGGATGGAAACAACTGCTGTGGTCAGTGCAAGAAACACCACAACAACAT GTTCATGGTAGGTTGCGGCCGCTGTGAGGACTGGTTCCATGGTGACTGCGTTGGTCTTGACCTGCTCAAAGTACGcgagatggaggaggaggaccagATGTACGTGTGCTTAAAGTGCTGCGAGGAGGAGAGCAAAAAGTCGACTGCACCCGCGCCTGAAATAAAGACTGAAGCCGCAGCTTTAAAGCAGGCTCCCAAGCCCGGAGCCTCGGAGGAACCCACAGCAGGAGGGGTCCGATCTTTAAAGAAG GAACAAGCTAGAAGATCATCTGCAGATGTTAAAGAAAGTCATCATAAAACAG GCATTCAGCTCAAACTTGAGGCAAAAAGTAAAAGTGCATCTTCAAAAAAGCCTGCATCTATTGAGGAGATCAGGCGCAGTGTGCGTGATTCTCTGAAAGACATTCTTATGCAGAG GTTGAAGGAGTCTGATTTGAATGTCCCAGTGGAGAAAGCGTCTGAAGTTGCCAAGAAGATTGAGAGGGAAATCTTCCATATGTATAAAGAtacagaaaacaaatacaagagCAAGTATCGAAGCTTGATGTTTAACCTCAAAgatactaaaaataat GTTCTCTTTAGGAAGGTTCTGAAGGGAGAAATATCTCCTGCTAATCTGATCCGAATGAGTCCAGAGGAGCTGGCTTCCAAGGAACTGGCTGCTTGGCGGCAAAGAGAGAACCGGCAT ACAATTGAAATGATTGAAAGAGAGCAAAGAGAGGTTGAGCGGCGCCCCATCACCAAGATCACACACAAAGGGGAGATTGAGATCGAGAGTGAAGAACCAGGGAAAGTACCCGAACCTGTGGAGATAGAG GTTGAATCGCCAGTCAAAGTCGCAGAAGTGCCAGTAGAGGCTGCCATTGTTCCGGAGAAACCGACAGAGAGCACCGAGACCGAGAGAGACACCACCAGCAAGCACAAGTCTCACTTGTTTGACCTCAACTGCAAAATCTGTACAG GTCGTATGGCACCCCCAGTGAAAGAGGCGCCCACCAAAGTGGTCAAAGTTGCTACATCAGTGGCAAAGCGACCGTCTGCTAAGAGCGATGAGGGTAGCGCGCCGGCACCATCTGCTGTTGAAGACGACTTGCATCTCACAGTCTTAGAGGAGAGCTTCCAGAAGGCTCACACCAGCTTCGAGCGAAG GTCTGATCCTCCATCCGTCCGAGATGATGACTCATCGTTCCTCTCCAGCCTGAAGTCCTTGTGGCGAGGTTTCCTTACGATGCACTCTGTGGCTAAACTTGTCACTAAAGCTTTCCCTGTGTCAGGCATTCTGGACAGCTTGACTCAG GATCTTCCTGACAGTATTCAGGTTGGTGGAAGGATAAGTCCGCAGACCGTGTGGGACTACTTGGAGAAGATACGTGCTACAGGAACTAAA GAAGTGTGCCTGATTCGCTTCTCCCCTGTAACCGAAGAAGATGAAATCTCCTACACTCTCCTGTATGCTTACTTCAGCAGCAGAAAGCGCTTTGGCGTGGTGTCAAACAACCGCAAACAAGTGAAGGACATGTATCTTATTCCTTTGGGTGCTTCTGAAAAAGTGCCAAATCAGCTTGTGCCTTTTGATGGACCAG GTCTGGAAAACAACAGAGCAAATCTTCTCTTGGGACTGATAATTCGTCAGAGGCCGAAGAGAGATTATATTCCTGTTGACATGAACGAAGCAACAAGGGTACCGCCTGAAGTCAAGCCCGTCCCAGTATCTGTCGAAGAAACTcctgcagaagaagaagatgagaAGCTCTTCCTGGCCTCCTTGACCACTCCCAATAAAAGCGAGAAGGATAAAATACTTGAGACTACAGAGGATGCAGAGGAGCCCATCGCAGAGTCTTTTGAAGAACCATCTGCGGCAGGCAACAGCAGCCAGGAATCCCTTAAGCCTTTGCGTTTTCTTCCAGGTGTGTTACTCGGCTGGGGTGGAATACTCCCGCCGCTGCCAGATTTTGGAGGAAAGCCTCTGGTTGACACTCACAAGGTCCAGCCTGCCCAAAAACCAAGGGTGCCATCCAGCGGGGACTCCAAGGGTCCAGCTGCTGCTGGCGTTGCCGCCGCGTCTCGAGAGCGCTTTGTTATcaagaaaaaagaagtgaaAGCTGTCCAAGCTGAATCTCAGTCATCCAGCCAAACGGAGGCTGGGAAAACTTCACTGGGAAAAGATGCTGAGGCTGCACCGGGAGGTCCTCCCGTCTCCCTGAGAGATAAGCCTCCAGATGTTTCCACGGAATCTTTCTTGGAAAGCTTGTCGACGCTTCAAAAAGAGCATGAAGTGGGCAGCGGCGATACCCCCAAGAAGGATGACATTGCTCTTCTCTTCAGTTCAGACAAAGCCAAGTTGGGATGGCAGCCAGTGCCAGAGCACATAAATACCTTCAAACCTTTAAGTGGGATATTGAAAAAGATTTCCACCTATTCAAGTGTGACAGAAAACAAAGCCAGTGAAACAAACCCCATTGCACCCGTTGATGCCAAGCAAGCTCCCATGTTGAGCATCAGTAAAACCAGCCCAGTGACAACATTTCATCAAGGCTTTTTACAGATCTCTCAGGCCAAACACAAACTGAAAGACCAAAACCAATCCGGCAGTCAATCGGTCCCAGATGACCGCGAAGATCCTGCTGAAGTCCAGCTGAGCGGCACAGTAACTCAAGACAAAATGGCGGCGCCAGCCCTCCCAGCATGCAACAGTGTTGCTCTTGTCCACCAGGAGGAGCAGCAACCTCAGGTACCTGGCAGCAACCACGATCCATCTGTTACAAACACTTTCCAAAACCCACAGGTTCAGGATCAGAACCATGCCACACCCCTGGCCCAGGAGAGCGCCTCACCCTCGAAGCACCCCGAGAGTCTCCCTCAACCAGCTGACCAGCTTCCATCGCAGGCCAAAGAGGAAGGAGAAGCCCAGGAGGAAATCTACACTTACTGTCACCCATGGGAGGAGAAGCAGCGACACAGCGAGGAGAGGGAACATCACAGGAAGCATGGCCACCGAAGAGACCACGGGAAGAAGAGCAGGCACCACGACAGAGGGCGGAGCAGGAAGCACGAGCACGAATGCGACGACAAACACAGAGACAGGATTAGGCACCACAGACACTCTGAGGACCGCTACGGCGAGAGGCGGAAAGAGCGATACTACAGCGACGACTACAGCAGCCGCCACAAAGAACGCCACCGACACCGGCGGGACTCAGACTATGACTATGATTATGACAATGGCCACAGGAGCTCAAAGGACAGTTACATGTAA